The following are encoded in a window of Acidimicrobiales bacterium genomic DNA:
- a CDS encoding acetoacetate decarboxylase family protein, with product MPSSLPAPQLVLHSRMLYTSWIPEDPDACAALLPGTLEPAANHAVYMNQYVVDSPEQTTGFGAYSLTYLGVDVAGHNAPDGVTPGRFFTAYLNSSETVRAYASERGVPASAGTTTLEVADGVVTATTEVDGRPVIRSRASVGDGIAMTLGGHLRYITRVGNRLVAGNYPYVGELADGFSVETIEFLDPEHPTYALRPASPLQVVEGSCFYSPRDSFVYPGGEEDIGPAGGRS from the coding sequence ATGCCCTCATCGCTGCCCGCGCCCCAGCTCGTCCTCCACAGCCGGATGCTGTACACGAGCTGGATCCCCGAGGACCCCGACGCCTGCGCCGCGCTCCTGCCCGGCACGCTCGAGCCGGCGGCCAACCACGCCGTCTACATGAACCAGTACGTGGTCGACTCGCCCGAGCAGACGACCGGGTTCGGCGCCTACTCCCTCACCTACCTGGGCGTCGACGTGGCCGGGCACAACGCGCCCGACGGCGTGACGCCGGGCCGGTTCTTCACCGCCTACCTCAACTCCTCGGAGACCGTCCGCGCCTACGCGTCCGAGCGCGGGGTGCCGGCGTCGGCGGGCACGACCACCCTCGAGGTCGCCGACGGCGTGGTGACGGCCACCACCGAGGTCGACGGCCGCCCCGTCATCCGCTCGCGGGCCAGCGTCGGCGACGGCATCGCCATGACCCTCGGCGGCCACCTCCGCTACATCACGCGGGTCGGCAACCGCCTCGTCGCCGGCAACTACCCCTACGTCGGCGAGCTGGCCGACGGCTTCTCGGTCGAGACCATCGAGTTCCTCGACCCCGAGCACCCGACCTACGCGCTCCGCCCGGCCAGCCCGCTGCAGGTCGTCGAGGGCTCGTGCTTCTACTCGCCGCGGGACTCGTTCGTGTACCCGGGCGGCGAGGAGGACATCGGCCCGGCCGGCGGCCGGTCCTAG